One window of the Pseudomonas knackmussii B13 genome contains the following:
- a CDS encoding thermonuclease family protein, with the protein MAFPDILKKAPLRGAFFVLAICLGGPVLAACPASTSAEHVQVARVVDGDTLKLADGRNVRLIGVNAPELAHNGRTTEPFAEAARQRLQALVAENHGELSLQPGRQPKDRYGRTLAHLYDRQGNNIEAQLLVEGLGYQVAIAPNTELTACQKAAEREAREAGRGLWKRSPVQDAQGLHESGFAVIRGRVAEVQRNRGGLWIELDGPLVLRIGPDLLKSFDKRTLDNLPGRMLEARGWVIDRAAKGGVKPGQARWMLPITDSAMLELMP; encoded by the coding sequence ATGGCCTTTCCCGATATCCTGAAAAAGGCGCCCCTACGGGGCGCTTTTTTTGTGCTTGCGATTTGCCTGGGCGGGCCGGTGCTGGCCGCTTGCCCGGCGTCGACATCGGCGGAGCACGTGCAGGTCGCAAGGGTGGTCGACGGCGACACCCTGAAGCTCGCCGATGGCCGCAATGTGCGCCTGATCGGGGTAAACGCGCCCGAACTGGCCCACAACGGCCGCACGACCGAACCCTTCGCCGAAGCCGCGCGGCAGCGCCTGCAGGCTTTAGTGGCGGAGAACCATGGCGAGCTGTCGTTGCAACCTGGCCGCCAGCCGAAGGATCGCTACGGTCGCACCCTGGCTCATCTCTACGACCGCCAGGGCAACAACATCGAGGCGCAACTGCTGGTCGAGGGTTTGGGCTACCAGGTGGCGATCGCGCCCAACACCGAGCTGACCGCTTGCCAGAAAGCCGCCGAACGCGAAGCCCGCGAGGCCGGTCGGGGACTCTGGAAGCGTTCGCCGGTGCAGGATGCGCAGGGACTGCATGAGAGCGGTTTCGCCGTAATCCGCGGACGAGTTGCCGAGGTGCAGCGCAACCGCGGCGGACTGTGGATCGAACTGGATGGCCCGCTGGTGTTGCGCATCGGGCCAGACCTGCTGAAATCGTTCGATAAGCGCACACTGGATAACCTGCCCGGGCGCATGCTGGAAGCGCGCGGCTGGGTGATCGACCGAGCCGCGAAAGGCGGCGTGAAACCTGGGCAGGCACGCTGGATGCTGCCCATCACCGACTCGGCCATGCTGGAGCTGATGCCATGA
- a CDS encoding M48 family metalloprotease: protein MISPRMLLLTCLFALSGVLGGCAVNPATGETDFVTMSEQDELALGRQASQQAAKEYPRYPDEKLQAYVQQVGERVARVGDRPNLQYHFTVVDSADINAFALPGGYIYIHRGLMAYLNSEAELAAVLGHEIGHVTARHSVRQQSQASAWNVLGAAVAIGTGVSAAGDLTNVLGTAVVRGYGRDMELQADGLGAKYLARAGYDPKAMIQVVRVLKNQEDFARKVAQRNGDAVQPVGYHGLFDTHPDNDRRLQEVLGPAQALATGQQEVARDRYLQAINGLTFGDSADAGIRHGQSFYHGELGFTLTFPQGWGMLNQPSALIGFPKDQQAYIGMKLVPREGQLTPLEYLRKGAGGRLAEEQELKQAGIQGATGVVPGTPARRVAVIYLDKAAYLFIGVIKSNGSLETRDSEFLSVINSFRPLRADERKLAEARRLQLVKVSSGQSVEQLAKGENGPESDAISRIRLLNDLYPSGQPKPGDWLKIVR from the coding sequence ATGATTTCGCCAAGGATGCTGTTGCTGACCTGTCTGTTCGCGCTGAGCGGCGTGCTGGGGGGCTGTGCGGTCAACCCGGCGACCGGCGAAACCGACTTCGTCACCATGAGCGAGCAGGACGAGCTGGCCCTCGGCCGCCAGGCCAGCCAGCAGGCCGCCAAGGAGTACCCGCGTTACCCCGACGAGAAGCTCCAGGCCTACGTGCAGCAGGTCGGCGAGCGCGTCGCGCGGGTCGGCGACCGGCCCAACCTGCAGTACCACTTCACTGTCGTCGACTCGGCGGATATCAACGCCTTCGCCCTGCCTGGCGGCTACATCTATATCCATCGCGGGCTGATGGCCTACCTCAATTCCGAGGCCGAGCTGGCCGCTGTGCTGGGTCACGAGATCGGCCACGTCACCGCCCGCCACAGCGTTCGCCAGCAGAGCCAGGCCAGCGCCTGGAACGTGCTCGGCGCGGCTGTTGCGATCGGCACCGGCGTCAGCGCCGCGGGCGACCTCACCAACGTCCTCGGCACCGCCGTGGTGCGTGGCTACGGCCGCGACATGGAGCTGCAGGCCGACGGCCTCGGCGCCAAGTACCTGGCCCGCGCCGGCTACGATCCCAAGGCCATGATCCAGGTGGTGCGGGTGCTGAAGAACCAGGAAGACTTCGCCCGCAAGGTGGCGCAGCGCAACGGCGATGCGGTGCAACCGGTTGGCTACCACGGGCTGTTCGACACCCACCCGGACAACGACCGGCGCCTGCAGGAAGTCCTCGGCCCGGCCCAGGCGCTGGCCACCGGGCAGCAGGAAGTCGCCCGCGACCGCTACCTGCAGGCCATCAACGGCCTGACCTTCGGCGACTCGGCCGACGCTGGCATCCGCCACGGGCAGAGCTTCTACCACGGCGAACTGGGCTTCACCCTGACCTTCCCGCAAGGCTGGGGCATGCTCAACCAGCCCAGTGCACTGATCGGCTTTCCCAAGGACCAGCAGGCCTACATCGGCATGAAACTGGTGCCGCGCGAAGGGCAGCTCACCCCCCTGGAATATTTGCGCAAGGGCGCTGGCGGCCGCCTGGCCGAGGAGCAGGAACTGAAGCAGGCCGGCATCCAGGGCGCCACCGGCGTGGTGCCGGGCACGCCGGCCCGGCGCGTGGCGGTGATCTACCTGGACAAGGCCGCCTACCTGTTCATCGGCGTGATCAAGAGCAACGGCTCGCTGGAAACCCGCGACAGCGAGTTCCTCAGCGTGATCAACAGTTTCCGCCCGCTGCGCGCCGACGAACGCAAGCTCGCCGAGGCGCGTCGCCTGCAACTGGTGAAGGTGTCGTCGGGACAAAGCGTGGAACAGCTGGCAAAGGGTGAAAACGGGCCGGAATCTGACGCGATTTCTCGTATACGATTGCTCAACGATTTGTATCCATCTGGTCAGCCAAAACCCGGCGACTGGCTGAAGATCGTACGTTAG